aaaTGAAAACCTTAAAAGAAAAGTAATTCCAATTATGTCTGCTGTACAAACTGTCATTCATAAACTGGGGATTGATATCAACACCCAGAAACAGttcaccttctttttcttatgCAAAGGTAACATCTGTGCATTGTTTTGGGTGTAGGTTTCATGTTGAACGAAATGCAGGTAGAACAATGAAGTGAAGAacatgaaaacacatgaatatgcagaAGGCCTTTTCTCTATATTGCTTCTTAGAGAATGAAGAAGTAATATATCGAAAAGGCCTTctacatatttatgtgttttcttgttctttcctttgtAGTTCTACTTGCAAATATCTTTGGATCTGACCACAGGCATGAAAATAAGACCAATAAACGTCACTACTAAGAACGTGAAAAACAACAGCTTCTAGATCCAAGACTTTCTCTCTTCATGACCAAGAAATTTGGAAACTTCAAGATGAAAAAGACCCAAATTGGTGCATTGAACAATGAGTACAAAAATAGTCACACTAGTCCAAAAGCACCAATTGAacatgattattttcatatcaaataGCAACAGCCACAAATTGTTTCATCATAAGAGCTAAAATttataattcaaataaaaatgCTGCAtcatctatttctatacatactaaTCACAATTTTCTTCCAGGGGAAAGGGAGACACAATCTAAAGTCAAGTATCCAGAATGTCTTCATGCACGCCAATCATCAAATGGAGTACAGCCAGGGGAGAATTCTACTGGTGTTCTACATGTGACACAGCATACAGGGATAGGGAGGGCATTGTAGAACACACCATGACCCACACCAAAGTGGTAGAGCCCCACACATGCTTCGAGTGTCTCAAGAATTTCTCTAACAGAAAGGACTTTCTGGCACACATGCCTAGGTGTAGTATTACAGTGACTTCATCCATGCTCGATCTCAACGGTTCTGGATCTCAAGGGTTCTACTGAATTTATTCGGTGTAAAATAGAATTAAAAGTggctttattttttacatttcctgATGCTTTTTGTATGAGTAGATTTTATATCtttaagagaagaaataaatattattagtaaaaaGTATTATAAATGCCTCTCACTGATTCTCACTTTCATTCAAAAAAGAGATAGAATAGgcaaaaaggcacacacacagtatatatatataatatatatacatatataatatgcaaatgcacacagacattatattatatattatataatatatatattatatgcatattatataatatacatatataatataatatatcaatctatctatatattcacaagctccatatatctttatacacatatacacatgcatgacaGTGATTGATTTCCCAACATCTCAAAAGGATGTGGTTGTACAGTGCTCCTGGAGACATTAAATACTAAGACTAtcatttttttggaaagggtaatTAGTTGCTCATCAATATCAAAGATTCTTAGCTCTAATTGGACAATTGTCTGAAACTAACCGAAAATTAAATACAAGTTCATCCCTTCCTTTGGTCTATCATCAGAAATTATTCATAAGAGGGGGATATGTTCTTATTGTCTGCTTATATGAAGAAATTAAATCATGAAGGGACTGCTCCAAATTTGGTAATGAAAGCAGTGGTTTGTCCAAATATGATGTGAGACAATGTATAGATATGAGTGCTgcatattaaccctttcccgacgggtagtattcatagtggcccgggccccgctgccggggcttatatcgtcgccctagcatgcgcgaccactcatgccaaataccagcatcccttgccgtttcttcgtaatactacgaagatatgttgtattttcagatatcattattttctaaagtcttgccatacttcctgataaatcaagactgaaggatatttttgttgttatatagattccatagttgatcattattcgctttagtctgaataaaataaggagtgtgtggcatcatggagttgaaatcataggtttgttgtatatatatatatataattttttttttttatagtaaaaatgagtgttaaaaacgactttaatcacactttcagtggcagaaaaataatattttgccgtgactgaaaaaaaaaaactcatggcatgccCATAAtaatacaccatggcatgtacgtacatgtccccggcagatagtccagccatgccatggcatgtgtgtacatgccacccgtcagcaaaGGGTTAAGTGAGCCTTGGTACCTTAGTGAGAAAACAAAATCCTCCCAATATGGTTCACAAATATTCAGGACTTCCGTTTTAAAAATTCTgaaattaacataaaaaggatttttttttttttttaattatacttctttttttttcatgaataagaAAAATTGTGGGGGAGCTCTCTTATgcttaagaaaaatatatgatactgACTTGGAGCTGGATCTTTTGAAggtgagaaatgaaatgaaatttgaTTATAGTCATAAATCTCTATAATCATTCCTTGATTCTTTATGAAGTGAAGAAATGAagccaatataaaatatagttcttccatatatattatttgtgtaatcATCTTATTTCCAGAAATTTATAGCTGTCCTCTTAAGAAAGATCTATCAATATCCCACTTATATGATACAACACAACCTGTGGCAAGGTTATTCCTGGACTGCATGAGCAAGGTTTCAAAATTAGCAATAGAAGATTGACCatat
The Penaeus monodon isolate SGIC_2016 chromosome 9, NSTDA_Pmon_1, whole genome shotgun sequence DNA segment above includes these coding regions:
- the LOC119577104 gene encoding zinc finger protein 154-like — translated: MSSCTPIIKWSTARGEFYWCSTCDTAYRDREGIVEHTMTHTKVVEPHTCFECLKNFSNRKDFLAHMPRCSITVTSSMLDLNGSGSQGFY